A genomic window from Aquabacterium sp. OR-4 includes:
- a CDS encoding GGDEF domain-containing protein → MRASQTLLAIGVFVVCAAVQGLAVAMGLMQAVDLAWLSAYTLSGSAVFYALVRTGANLRLGSDPSLTMPQSLFAISSVSWSYAVTGPLRGAFVAVMLLVILFGIFSLRPAQARLLSVAGFGGLAAAMLWCTLGPTPRYPPRLELLHGLLAAIVLGATLVLVVRLGRMRARLSAQKAELTGALALNRELATRDMLTGLLNRRAMSELLAQEQPRQRRAGGPMALALLDIDHFKRINDRHGHLVGDAVLQHFAELARAELRGGDALARWGGEEFLLLLPGTPLAAAEGVLRRLRERIASADFSAIVPGLTVSFSGGVSVCSAEEVCERAIERADQALYRAKNAGRNCIELAPG, encoded by the coding sequence GTGCGTGCATCGCAGACCCTGCTGGCCATCGGCGTGTTCGTGGTGTGCGCCGCGGTGCAGGGCCTGGCGGTGGCGATGGGCCTGATGCAGGCGGTGGATCTGGCCTGGCTGAGCGCCTACACGCTGAGCGGCTCGGCCGTGTTCTATGCCCTGGTGCGCACCGGTGCCAACCTGCGCCTGGGCAGCGATCCGTCGCTGACCATGCCGCAATCGCTGTTTGCGATCTCGTCGGTGAGCTGGTCGTATGCGGTCACCGGGCCGCTGCGCGGCGCCTTCGTGGCGGTGATGCTGCTGGTCATCCTGTTCGGCATCTTCAGCCTGCGCCCGGCGCAGGCGCGGCTGCTCTCGGTGGCCGGCTTTGGCGGCCTGGCCGCGGCCATGCTCTGGTGCACCCTGGGCCCCACGCCGCGCTACCCGCCGCGCCTGGAGCTGCTGCACGGCCTGCTGGCCGCCATCGTGCTGGGCGCCACGCTGGTGCTGGTGGTGCGGCTGGGGCGCATGCGCGCACGCCTGTCGGCGCAGAAGGCCGAACTCACCGGGGCGTTGGCGCTGAACCGCGAGCTGGCCACGCGCGACATGCTCACCGGTCTGCTGAACCGCCGCGCCATGAGCGAGCTGCTGGCCCAGGAGCAGCCGCGCCAGCGCCGTGCCGGCGGCCCGATGGCGCTGGCGCTCCTGGACATCGACCACTTCAAGCGCATCAACGACCGCCACGGCCACCTGGTGGGCGATGCGGTGCTGCAGCACTTTGCCGAACTGGCGCGCGCCGAGCTGCGCGGCGGCGATGCGCTGGCCCGCTGGGGCGGCGAGGAGTTTCTGCTGCTGCTGCCGGGCACGCCGCTGGCCGCGGCCGAGGGCGTGCTGCGGCGGCTGCGCGAGCGCATCGCCAGCGCCGACTTCAGCGCCATCGTGCCGGGCCTCACGGTGAGCTTCTCGGGCGGGGTGTCGGTGTGCAGCGCCGAAGAGGTGTGCGAGCGCGCCATCGAGCGCGCCGACCAGGCCCTCTACCGCGCCAAGAACGCCGGCCGCAACTGCATCGAGCTGGCGCCCGGCTGA
- a CDS encoding Lrp/AsnC family transcriptional regulator: protein MAHGPGLDRYDIAILDELQHDARLTNAELASRIGLSAAPTWRRVKWLEQQRYITGYRAEIDRRRIGLGVLAFVRIDAERNNAEATRALEDAIRALPEVLSCHYISGAGTFELQVLATDLDAYSRWAHDTLFKLPNVKDLHTSFSLGEVKAGAVWPLGHLRRKRP from the coding sequence CTGGCGCACGGCCCCGGGCTTGACCGCTACGACATCGCCATCCTCGACGAGCTGCAGCACGACGCGCGGCTCACCAATGCCGAGCTGGCCTCGCGCATCGGCCTGTCGGCGGCGCCCACCTGGCGGCGCGTCAAATGGCTCGAGCAGCAGCGCTACATCACCGGCTACCGCGCCGAGATCGACCGCCGCCGCATCGGCCTGGGTGTGCTGGCCTTCGTGCGCATCGACGCCGAGCGCAACAACGCCGAGGCCACGCGGGCGCTCGAGGACGCCATCCGCGCCTTGCCCGAGGTGCTGAGCTGCCACTACATCAGCGGCGCCGGCACTTTCGAGCTGCAGGTGCTGGCCACCGATCTGGACGCTTATTCGCGCTGGGCGCACGACACGCTGTTCAAGCTGCCCAACGTGAAAGACCTGCACACCAGCTTCTCGCTCGGCGAGGTCAAGGCCGGTGCGGTGTGGCCGCTGGGGCACCTGCGGCGCAAGCGCCCCTGA
- a CDS encoding M81 family metallopeptidase, producing the protein MQLLIARLNHETNTFSPVPTPLAAFDPQWDDDARRSQQGMRTAMAAFLDAAARRGDTVLTPLAATANPSGRVDAAAYERMAQHIEACAPGCDAILLDLHGAMVTTHLDDGEGELLARLRAAAPGVPIGVALDLHGNITPRMMANADVMVGFKTYPHVDMYETGEHAARLLLAMADGQVRYALRWHRLALMSHTLRSATLGGDSAAMTAAVASAREAEGQGVPAVTVFAGFALADIPAPCVSVVVTDTDDTAGHARAQRTADGLAQQVWAQREGFVYRSEPLAQSLARATALAEAQPESGPHVAALLPPEGALSPLGRPGGTDSGPHVAALLPPEGALSPLGRPGGTEATRRPVLLLDHGDNVMSGGTCDTMDVLLAALAAGMSGIAMGPLCDPEAVATLWAAGEGARLTLALGNKRAMPALRPGPGREKTPPLLSGTVRRLSDGVYTVTGPIYTGQRCEMGRTVLFDIGAAQIVVTERTQEPYDLGVFGCVGLDVAQRPGPRFVLLKSRMYCRPVFGPLCAALVECDSAGVTSSDYSLYPFTQVQRPVYPLDAG; encoded by the coding sequence ATGCAGCTGCTCATCGCCCGCCTGAACCACGAGACCAACACCTTCTCGCCGGTGCCCACGCCGCTGGCCGCGTTCGATCCGCAATGGGACGACGACGCGCGGCGCAGCCAGCAGGGCATGCGCACCGCGATGGCGGCGTTTCTGGACGCCGCAGCGCGGCGCGGCGACACGGTGCTCACCCCGCTGGCCGCCACCGCCAACCCCAGCGGCCGGGTCGACGCGGCGGCCTATGAGCGCATGGCGCAGCACATCGAGGCCTGCGCGCCGGGCTGCGATGCGATCCTGCTCGATCTGCACGGCGCCATGGTCACCACCCACCTCGACGATGGCGAGGGCGAGCTGCTGGCCCGCCTGCGCGCCGCCGCGCCGGGCGTGCCCATCGGCGTGGCGCTCGACCTGCACGGCAACATCACGCCGCGCATGATGGCCAACGCCGATGTGATGGTGGGCTTCAAGACCTACCCGCATGTGGACATGTACGAAACCGGCGAACACGCCGCGCGCCTGCTGCTGGCCATGGCCGATGGCCAGGTGCGTTATGCCCTGCGCTGGCACCGCTTGGCGCTGATGAGCCACACGCTGCGCAGCGCCACGCTGGGCGGCGACAGCGCCGCGATGACCGCCGCCGTGGCCAGTGCCCGCGAGGCCGAGGGCCAGGGCGTGCCGGCGGTCACGGTGTTTGCCGGCTTCGCGCTGGCCGATATCCCGGCTCCCTGCGTCAGCGTGGTGGTGACCGACACCGACGACACGGCGGGCCATGCCCGCGCCCAGCGCACGGCCGACGGCCTGGCGCAGCAGGTGTGGGCGCAGCGCGAGGGCTTTGTCTACCGCAGCGAGCCGCTGGCGCAGTCGCTGGCGCGCGCCACTGCGCTGGCCGAGGCCCAGCCGGAGTCTGGCCCCCACGTCGCTGCGCTCCTGCCCCCCGAGGGGGCGCTCAGTCCCTTGGGACGGCCCGGCGGGACTGATTCCGGCCCCCACGTCGCTGCGCTCCTGCCCCCCGAGGGGGCGCTCAGTCCCTTGGGGCGGCCCGGCGGGACTGAGGCCACGCGCCGACCTGTGCTGCTGCTCGACCACGGCGACAACGTGATGAGCGGCGGCACCTGCGACACGATGGATGTGCTGCTGGCCGCGCTGGCCGCGGGCATGAGCGGCATCGCCATGGGCCCGCTGTGCGACCCCGAGGCCGTGGCCACGCTGTGGGCCGCGGGCGAAGGCGCCCGCCTCACGCTGGCGCTGGGCAACAAGCGCGCGATGCCGGCCCTGCGCCCCGGCCCCGGCCGGGAGAAGACGCCGCCGCTGCTCAGCGGCACGGTGCGCCGGCTGTCGGACGGCGTGTACACCGTCACCGGGCCGATCTACACCGGCCAGCGCTGCGAGATGGGGCGCACGGTGCTGTTCGACATCGGCGCGGCGCAGATCGTGGTCACCGAGCGCACGCAGGAGCCCTATGACCTGGGCGTGTTCGGCTGCGTGGGGCTGGACGTGGCGCAGCGGCCCGGCCCGCGCTTTGTGCTGCTGAAGTCACGCATGTACTGCCGGCCGGTGTTCGGCCCGCTGTGCGCGGCGCTGGTGGAATGCGACAGCGCCGGCGTGACCAGCTCCGACTACAGCCTGTACCCGTTCACGCAGGTGCAGCGGCCGGTGTACCCGCTCGACGCGGGCTGA
- the mltA gene encoding murein transglycosylase A — MSMSRLSRPALLLLAAAAALLAGCASQRPAALPAPVVAAPPGGPTTTAPAAPSATEPAPWLRPRARWVPVDWPALPGWQADRAAELWPALRAGCQRPPPAWAGVCARVNAFQPPDDGFAREFLQRELQPWRVESHAGEAQGLATGYFEPLVAASRKPSAQFKVPLYRAPADLASRRPYWTRQQLDTVPAARAALAGQEIAWVASALDVLVLQIQGSGRLRFAEGDNSPGARATQVRLAFAGHNDQPYRSVGRWLIDQGELKPEGANWPAIRAWGERASPARLNEMLWSNPRVVFFREEPLPEASPAGPVPGPRGAQGVPLTAGRSVAVDPQAVPYGTPLWLDTTEPLATTPLQRLVMAQDTGGAIVGAVRIDLFWGAGEQAEQQAGRMKQPLRVWALWPRGLMPPG; from the coding sequence ATGAGCATGTCCAGATTATCCAGGCCGGCCCTGTTGCTGCTGGCGGCCGCCGCTGCGCTGCTGGCCGGCTGCGCCAGCCAGCGCCCCGCTGCCCTACCGGCCCCGGTGGTGGCCGCCCCACCCGGCGGCCCCACCACCACCGCCCCGGCCGCCCCCAGCGCCACCGAGCCCGCGCCCTGGCTGCGCCCGCGTGCACGCTGGGTGCCGGTGGACTGGCCTGCACTGCCCGGCTGGCAGGCCGACCGGGCCGCCGAGCTGTGGCCCGCCCTGCGCGCCGGCTGCCAGCGCCCGCCCCCGGCCTGGGCCGGCGTGTGCGCCCGGGTCAATGCCTTCCAGCCGCCCGACGACGGCTTTGCGCGCGAGTTTCTGCAGCGCGAGCTGCAGCCCTGGCGCGTGGAGTCGCATGCCGGCGAGGCCCAAGGCCTGGCCACCGGCTACTTCGAGCCGCTGGTGGCCGCCAGCCGCAAGCCCAGCGCGCAGTTCAAGGTGCCGCTGTACCGCGCGCCGGCCGACCTGGCCAGCCGCCGCCCCTACTGGACCCGCCAGCAGCTCGACACCGTGCCCGCCGCACGCGCCGCGCTGGCCGGGCAGGAGATCGCCTGGGTGGCCAGTGCGCTGGACGTGCTGGTGCTGCAGATCCAGGGCTCGGGCCGGCTGCGCTTTGCCGAGGGCGACAACAGCCCCGGCGCGCGCGCCACCCAGGTGCGCCTGGCCTTTGCCGGCCACAACGACCAGCCCTACAGGTCGGTGGGCCGCTGGCTGATCGACCAGGGCGAGCTCAAGCCCGAGGGCGCCAACTGGCCGGCCATCCGCGCCTGGGGCGAGCGCGCCAGCCCGGCGCGCCTGAACGAGATGCTGTGGAGCAACCCGCGCGTGGTGTTCTTCCGCGAAGAGCCGCTGCCCGAGGCCAGCCCGGCCGGCCCCGTGCCCGGCCCGCGCGGCGCGCAGGGTGTGCCGCTCACCGCCGGCCGCTCGGTGGCGGTGGACCCGCAGGCCGTGCCCTACGGCACGCCGCTGTGGCTGGACACCACCGAGCCGCTGGCCACCACGCCGCTGCAGCGCCTGGTGATGGCCCAGGACACCGGCGGCGCCATCGTTGGCGCAGTGCGCATCGACCTGTTCTGGGGCGCCGGCGAGCAGGCCGAGCAGCAGGCCGGCCGCATGAAGCAGCCGCTGCGCGTGTGGGCGCTTTGGCCGCGGGGGCTGATGCCACCGGGTTGA
- a CDS encoding bifunctional aminoglycoside phosphotransferase/ATP-binding protein, with translation MGETPAFDEAAALRAHAERVAQLCRPGAVARHLSQAPDGCLPQRIETHLSTLLLYPERVLKLKKPLCRPFVDFSTTALREAACRHELRLNRRAAPQLYLDVLPVCHTPDGLRLGAATVPDGAVLHGAVPDGAVLDWAVLMRRFDARQGFDHLARAGQLQPAQVDALAAEVARFHALLAPAPAGFGSAERTRHWPRDNLRELAALLPRQGAGAAARLARLAQLADWTEARGAALAALIEQRRAGGRVRECHGDLHLGNIVWAGGAPLLFDALEFNPALRHIDTLGDLAFCFMDLHAHGLPRLAWRFVSAALEAADDHAALPLLGWWAAYRAAVRAKVALLAGDEPGGPGGPAGQPALARADALLALALRLGPQQAAAPRLVLMMGLSGSGKSRVAAALAEGLGGVRLRSDVERKRLFGLAADARGGAALGLYTPEANRRTHARLHALAEGALRAGVPVVLDAASLRRSERDAVRALAARLGLPFTLVLCEAPEALLRERLAQRAARGDDASDAGPELLHWQQGLAEWPDAAEAAEAAARPDTAVAAAGAAGAPDARLADVPGGAAGRADIRRLDTAAAQGQAWPQQVEAWLADWWVARAGPAGRPAGSPPPA, from the coding sequence ATGGGCGAGACCCCGGCGTTCGACGAGGCGGCCGCGCTGCGCGCGCATGCCGAGCGCGTGGCCCAGCTGTGCCGGCCGGGTGCGGTGGCGCGGCACCTGTCGCAGGCGCCAGACGGCTGCTTGCCGCAGCGCATCGAAACCCATTTGTCGACCCTGCTGCTCTACCCCGAGCGGGTGCTCAAGCTCAAGAAGCCGCTGTGCCGGCCCTTTGTCGACTTCTCCACCACCGCGCTGCGCGAGGCCGCCTGCCGGCACGAGCTGCGGCTGAACCGCCGCGCCGCGCCGCAGCTCTACCTCGACGTGCTGCCGGTGTGCCACACGCCCGACGGCCTGCGGCTGGGCGCCGCCACCGTGCCTGACGGCGCCGTGCTGCACGGGGCCGTGCCTGACGGTGCCGTGCTCGACTGGGCCGTTCTGATGCGCCGCTTCGACGCCCGCCAGGGCTTTGACCACCTGGCCCGGGCCGGGCAGCTGCAGCCGGCGCAGGTGGACGCGCTGGCCGCCGAGGTGGCGCGTTTTCATGCCCTGCTGGCGCCGGCGCCGGCCGGGTTCGGCAGCGCCGAGCGCACCCGCCACTGGCCGCGCGACAACCTGCGCGAGCTGGCCGCGCTGCTGCCGCGGCAGGGCGCCGGGGCCGCCGCACGGTTGGCCCGGCTGGCCCAGCTGGCCGACTGGACCGAGGCCCGCGGTGCGGCGCTGGCCGCGCTGATCGAGCAGCGCCGCGCCGGTGGCCGGGTGCGCGAATGCCATGGCGACCTGCACCTGGGCAACATCGTGTGGGCCGGTGGCGCGCCACTGCTGTTTGATGCGCTCGAGTTCAACCCCGCGCTGCGCCACATCGACACGCTGGGCGATCTGGCCTTCTGCTTCATGGACCTGCACGCCCATGGCCTGCCGCGGCTGGCCTGGCGCTTCGTCAGCGCGGCGCTCGAGGCGGCCGACGACCACGCCGCGCTGCCGCTGCTGGGCTGGTGGGCGGCCTACCGCGCCGCGGTGCGCGCCAAGGTGGCGCTGCTGGCAGGTGACGAGCCTGGCGGGCCTGGCGGGCCTGCCGGGCAACCTGCACTGGCGCGCGCCGACGCCCTGCTGGCGCTGGCGCTGCGCCTGGGCCCGCAGCAGGCGGCCGCGCCGCGCCTGGTGCTGATGATGGGCCTGTCGGGCAGCGGCAAGAGCCGCGTGGCCGCCGCCTTGGCCGAGGGCCTGGGCGGCGTGCGCCTGCGCTCCGATGTGGAGCGCAAGCGCCTGTTCGGCCTGGCTGCCGATGCCCGTGGCGGCGCCGCGCTGGGCCTGTACACCCCCGAGGCCAACCGCCGCACCCATGCCCGCCTGCATGCGCTGGCCGAGGGCGCGCTGCGCGCCGGCGTGCCGGTGGTGCTGGACGCCGCCAGCCTGCGCCGCAGCGAGCGCGACGCGGTGCGCGCCTTGGCCGCGCGCCTGGGCCTGCCCTTTACCTTGGTGCTGTGCGAAGCCCCCGAGGCGCTGCTGCGCGAGCGCCTGGCCCAGCGCGCCGCACGCGGCGACGATGCCTCGGATGCCGGCCCCGAGCTGCTGCACTGGCAGCAGGGCCTGGCCGAGTGGCCCGACGCGGCCGAGGCGGCCGAGGCGGCCGCGCGGCCTGACACAGCCGTGGCGGCCGCAGGCGCTGCGGGGGCTCCGGACGCCCGCTTGGCTGACGTGCCGGGCGGCGCCGCCGGCCGGGCGGACATCCGCCGCCTCGACACCGCCGCCGCGCAGGGCCAGGCCTGGCCGCAGCAGGTGGAGGCCTGGCTGGCGGACTGGTGGGTGGCCCGGGCCGGTCCGGCGGGGCGCCCGGCCGGTTCACCCCCGCCGGCGTGA